One genomic window of Phormidium ambiguum IAM M-71 includes the following:
- a CDS encoding YlxR family protein, with translation MKPNYRRCISCRKVDLKSNFWRIVRVYPSRQVQLDWGMGRSAYLCPQATCLETAQKKNRLGKTLRATVPPELYQALWQRLSNQPEIANPTSTKQPTSESKID, from the coding sequence GTGAAACCTAACTATCGACGTTGTATCAGTTGCCGAAAAGTAGATTTAAAGTCAAATTTTTGGCGAATTGTCAGAGTCTATCCCTCACGGCAGGTACAATTAGATTGGGGCATGGGGCGATCGGCTTATCTTTGTCCTCAAGCAACTTGTCTGGAAACAGCACAGAAAAAAAATCGCTTGGGTAAAACATTAAGAGCAACCGTACCCCCAGAGCTATATCAAGCCTTATGGCAACGTTTATCCAACCAGCCTGAAATAGCGAATCCTACGTCCACAAAACAGCCAACATCCGAATCAAAGATAGATTGA
- the infB gene encoding translation initiation factor IF-2 — translation MNNGKVRIYELSRELNLENKDILAICDQLRIPVKSHSSTIPDADAERIRTAAEKYTAQHSSPNKELMNRVSTSSSRNNPNTQASANAPHTASGAKPMAPKKQQILGIRQHQEISNNNPVKPQGAAVAIPPKSPVNNQPTQSSVKPTAPNKPVRPSPQQETTAKQGEGNQDIEDGNQPKQSKNPPSNASVAPKPKLVEPPSRPSAASPNAPTLPSQNRPQPQQAQTVEQGKTDQPKSEQPRKKPKPVGQPQRDRQDRPEKVAAGEKPNRPAAVAAPIPAIPELQRPKPPVRPTAPAALKSPGRGVVGEDIEPAIIDEDLDGNGKPRSKPDKELKRPTAIPPRTAPKKKKWEEEEEEQPQKAAKLAGKGKRSKQIIDEDEIDFDDPELDALAPAIQVSLSVARPPKPKAAKPAQPTPVASVPTTRAKPSRDGGSNRGANNRRNREEAVPERVQKLVLTGNMTVQELAAALGIAETEIIRKLFMKGIAVNLTQNLDMATTTMVATELGVEVETAQKQSEATKGSEMIDAEDLEYLERRPPVVTIMGHVDHGKTSLLDAIRASKVAQGEAGGITQHIGAYHVDVQHNEETQQVVFLDTPGHEAFTAMRARGARVTDIAILVVAADDGVQPQTVEAISHAKAAEVPILVAINKIDKPDAQPDRVKQELTEFGLVPEEWGGETIMVPVSAIQKENLDTLLEMILLIAEVDENLLANPNRAAKGTVIEANLDKSRGPVATLLVQNGTLQVGDILVAGSAFGKVRAMVDDRGQRVEAATPSFAVEVLGLGDVPAADDEFEVYQDEKKARAIAQARADQQRQSRLMRGVTLTTLSAQAQEGELKELNLILKADVQGSLEAIIGSLQQLPQNQVQIRILLAAPGEVTQTDVDLAAASNAVIIGFNTTLASGARQAADQAGVDVREYNIIYKLLEDIQGAMEGLLEPELVEEPLGQVEVRAVFPVGRGAVAGCYIQSGKVIRNCKVRVRRNNQVVFEGSLDSLKRMKEDAKEVNAGFECGVGIDKFNDWQEGDIIEAYRMVTKRRTLTGN, via the coding sequence ATGAACAACGGCAAAGTCAGAATTTACGAGTTATCACGGGAATTGAATTTGGAAAATAAGGATATCCTTGCTATTTGCGACCAGCTGCGAATTCCGGTAAAAAGCCATAGCAGCACTATTCCAGACGCGGATGCAGAACGCATTCGTACAGCGGCAGAAAAATATACTGCCCAGCATTCTTCGCCAAATAAAGAGTTAATGAATCGCGTCTCAACATCAAGTTCTAGAAATAACCCCAATACACAAGCAAGCGCTAATGCGCCACACACAGCTTCGGGAGCTAAACCAATGGCTCCCAAAAAACAACAGATTTTAGGAATTCGCCAGCATCAGGAGATCTCCAACAACAATCCAGTTAAGCCACAGGGGGCAGCAGTTGCCATTCCCCCCAAATCACCAGTGAACAATCAGCCAACGCAGTCATCCGTAAAACCGACAGCACCCAACAAACCAGTGCGTCCCAGTCCTCAACAAGAAACAACTGCTAAGCAAGGAGAAGGGAACCAGGACATAGAGGATGGAAATCAACCTAAACAGTCGAAAAATCCACCCTCTAATGCTTCGGTAGCACCGAAACCCAAGCTGGTTGAACCACCTTCGAGACCAAGTGCGGCTAGCCCAAACGCACCAACATTGCCGAGCCAAAATCGGCCTCAGCCTCAACAAGCACAGACCGTTGAGCAAGGGAAAACAGACCAACCGAAGAGCGAGCAACCAAGGAAGAAACCCAAACCAGTAGGGCAACCGCAGCGCGATCGACAAGACAGGCCAGAAAAAGTTGCCGCTGGGGAAAAACCAAATCGACCAGCCGCAGTTGCAGCACCCATACCCGCCATCCCAGAACTGCAACGTCCCAAACCACCAGTTCGGCCAACCGCTCCCGCAGCGTTGAAATCCCCTGGTAGAGGTGTTGTTGGCGAAGATATAGAACCAGCAATAATAGATGAAGATTTAGATGGCAATGGCAAACCACGCAGCAAGCCAGATAAAGAACTGAAGCGACCAACTGCCATCCCGCCCCGGACAGCACCGAAGAAAAAGAAATGGGAAGAAGAAGAAGAAGAACAACCGCAAAAGGCAGCGAAGCTGGCTGGTAAGGGTAAACGCAGCAAGCAAATTATTGATGAAGACGAGATTGATTTTGACGATCCAGAACTCGATGCTTTAGCTCCAGCAATTCAAGTGAGTTTGTCTGTAGCTCGGCCACCAAAACCAAAAGCAGCCAAACCAGCACAACCAACACCAGTTGCCAGCGTGCCAACAACCAGAGCTAAACCATCACGAGATGGCGGTTCTAATCGAGGCGCGAACAACAGACGCAATCGAGAAGAAGCAGTACCAGAACGGGTACAAAAGCTAGTCTTAACAGGCAATATGACCGTGCAGGAACTAGCCGCAGCTTTGGGAATAGCAGAAACGGAAATCATCAGAAAGTTATTCATGAAGGGAATAGCCGTTAATCTGACCCAAAACTTGGATATGGCTACCACGACAATGGTGGCAACTGAACTGGGTGTAGAAGTAGAAACGGCGCAAAAGCAATCAGAAGCTACCAAGGGTAGCGAGATGATTGATGCAGAAGATTTGGAATACCTAGAGCGTCGTCCTCCTGTTGTTACCATTATGGGTCACGTAGACCACGGTAAAACTAGCTTGTTGGATGCTATCCGCGCCAGCAAAGTGGCACAGGGTGAAGCAGGTGGAATTACCCAACATATTGGTGCTTACCATGTAGATGTCCAGCATAACGAGGAAACTCAACAGGTAGTATTCTTGGATACTCCTGGTCACGAAGCCTTTACCGCAATGCGGGCAAGGGGAGCTAGAGTGACGGATATTGCGATCTTAGTGGTAGCTGCCGATGATGGGGTACAACCACAGACAGTAGAAGCGATTAGTCACGCCAAAGCTGCGGAAGTGCCGATCTTGGTAGCAATTAACAAAATTGATAAACCAGATGCTCAGCCCGATCGCGTTAAACAAGAATTAACCGAATTTGGTTTAGTCCCAGAAGAATGGGGCGGCGAAACTATTATGGTGCCAGTGAGTGCCATCCAAAAAGAAAACTTGGATACACTCCTCGAAATGATTCTCCTGATCGCGGAAGTCGATGAAAATCTCTTAGCTAACCCCAATCGGGCCGCTAAAGGTACTGTAATTGAAGCTAACTTGGATAAATCCAGAGGCCCCGTCGCTACTCTGTTAGTCCAAAATGGTACTCTACAAGTTGGTGATATCCTCGTAGCCGGATCTGCCTTTGGTAAAGTCCGGGCAATGGTGGACGATCGAGGTCAGCGTGTCGAAGCCGCAACACCATCCTTCGCCGTAGAAGTACTAGGTTTAGGCGATGTTCCCGCAGCTGATGATGAGTTTGAAGTCTACCAAGATGAAAAGAAAGCCAGAGCTATTGCTCAAGCACGCGCTGACCAACAACGGCAATCTCGCTTGATGCGCGGTGTAACTCTCACCACCCTCTCGGCGCAAGCTCAAGAAGGAGAACTCAAAGAACTCAACTTGATCTTAAAAGCAGACGTTCAAGGTTCTCTAGAAGCGATTATCGGCTCTTTACAACAACTGCCGCAAAATCAGGTACAGATTCGCATCTTGTTAGCTGCACCAGGGGAAGTTACCCAAACAGACGTTGACTTAGCCGCAGCAAGTAATGCCGTAATTATTGGCTTTAACACTACTCTAGCTAGTGGCGCACGCCAAGCTGCTGACCAAGCAGGTGTTGATGTCCGCGAGTACAACATTATCTACAAACTCTTGGAAGATATCCAAGGGGCAATGGAAGGTTTGTTGGAACCAGAGTTGGTGGAAGAACCTCTTGGTCAAGTCGAAGTTCGTGCCGTCTTCCCTGTGGGTCGAGGTGCAGTCGCTGGTTGTTACATTCAATCTGGTAAGGTGATCCGTAACTGCAAAGTCCGGGTACGCCGCAATAACCAAGTGGTTTTTGAAGGCTCTTTGGATTCCTTGAAACGGATGAAAGAAGACGCTAAAGAAGTCAATGCCGGATTTGAGTGCGGTGTCGGCATCGATAAGTTCAACGACTGGCAAGAAGGTGACATTATCGAAGCTTACCGCATGGTTACAAAACGCCGGACTTTGACGGGTAATTAG
- the nusA gene encoding transcription termination factor NusA, translated as MTIVKLPGLKDLIESISRERNLPKHAVKEALREALLKGYERYRRTQSMDKRHFDDNYFDNLEVELDVEEEGFRVLATKSIVEKVTNPDHEIALDEVKEVVEEAQLSDTVVLDVTPDQGEFGRMAAIQTKQVLSQKLRDQQRKLIQEEFQDLEGTVLQARVLRFERQSVILAVTSNFGQPEVEAELPKREQLPNDNYRANATFKVFLKKVREGPQRGPQLLVSRASAGLVVYLFANEVPEIEDEVVRIVAVAREANPPSRSLGPRTKIAVDTLERDVDPVGACIGARGSRIQVVVNELRGEKIDVIRWSPDPATYIQNSLSPARVEEVRLVNPEGRQAHILVTEDQLSLAIGKEGQNVRLAARLTGWKIDIKDIAKYDAAAEDQKIAEALAQGQAASIAPDIEREDGIRIYSLDGDTEETDYDEETSVPEDEETA; from the coding sequence GTGACGATCGTTAAATTACCTGGACTAAAAGACCTAATAGAAAGCATTAGTCGAGAACGTAACTTACCCAAACACGCCGTTAAAGAAGCATTGCGCGAAGCACTTCTCAAAGGTTACGAACGTTATCGACGCACACAAAGCATGGATAAACGACACTTTGATGACAACTACTTCGACAATTTAGAAGTCGAACTAGATGTCGAAGAAGAAGGCTTTCGGGTTCTGGCTACCAAAAGCATAGTCGAAAAAGTTACCAACCCCGACCATGAAATCGCCCTTGATGAAGTCAAAGAAGTCGTTGAAGAAGCTCAACTCAGCGATACCGTAGTATTGGATGTCACCCCAGATCAAGGTGAATTTGGGCGGATGGCAGCGATTCAAACTAAACAAGTATTGTCGCAAAAACTGCGAGATCAGCAACGTAAATTAATCCAAGAAGAATTTCAAGACTTAGAAGGAACCGTCTTACAAGCCAGAGTCTTGCGGTTTGAACGACAATCAGTAATCCTAGCTGTCACTAGTAATTTTGGTCAACCGGAAGTTGAAGCTGAACTACCGAAACGGGAACAATTACCCAACGACAACTACCGCGCTAATGCCACCTTTAAAGTATTCCTGAAAAAAGTTCGGGAAGGCCCGCAAAGAGGCCCTCAACTGCTAGTATCCAGAGCATCTGCCGGATTAGTAGTTTATTTATTCGCTAACGAAGTTCCCGAAATTGAAGATGAAGTGGTACGGATAGTTGCCGTAGCGAGGGAGGCTAACCCGCCCTCACGTTCTCTTGGCCCCCGGACTAAAATAGCAGTAGACACTCTAGAAAGAGACGTAGACCCTGTTGGTGCTTGTATTGGTGCGAGAGGTTCGCGGATTCAAGTAGTAGTTAACGAGTTACGAGGAGAGAAAATCGACGTAATTCGTTGGTCGCCCGACCCGGCAACTTACATTCAAAATTCCCTCAGTCCAGCTAGAGTAGAAGAAGTGCGGTTAGTTAACCCCGAAGGTCGGCAAGCGCACATTCTGGTGACAGAAGATCAGCTAAGTTTAGCGATCGGAAAAGAAGGACAAAACGTTCGTCTCGCAGCCCGGTTAACAGGTTGGAAAATCGATATTAAAGATATTGCCAAGTACGATGCAGCTGCGGAAGACCAAAAAATCGCTGAAGCATTAGCCCAAGGACAAGCAGCCAGCATTGCTCCAGATATAGAAAGAGAAGATGGCATCAGAATCTACAGTTTGGATGGTGATACAGAAGAAACCGACTACGATGAAGAAACATCTGTCCCAGAAGATGAAGAAACCGCGTGA
- a CDS encoding low-complexity tail membrane protein, whose translation MFPSFWSEPFLWIHLAGIAAFPIWLGILLLSLAAGEPLLPVWLEFSLIAIIGIAPILWMQLVKPFNIFCVLILALKPEVLTVEQRKILSLFKRPLEKVGTITAPLFLLLVLWKIYTLAPVAAEIPPLAPSWRIACLLVAGVAFLLSNLFFQIPLSVLGVLLTKESAFASIEPYPVEKIQDDFTIAGFQVDKILPIKSSPKTLS comes from the coding sequence ATGTTCCCTTCTTTTTGGTCTGAGCCTTTCTTATGGATTCATTTAGCGGGAATAGCAGCATTCCCTATTTGGTTGGGAATACTGCTGCTATCCTTAGCTGCGGGTGAGCCGCTATTGCCAGTTTGGTTGGAATTTAGTTTAATTGCAATTATTGGTATTGCACCAATTTTGTGGATGCAGTTGGTAAAACCATTCAATATTTTCTGTGTTCTGATATTAGCTCTCAAACCAGAAGTACTAACTGTTGAACAAAGGAAGATCTTGAGTTTATTTAAACGCCCTCTAGAAAAGGTAGGAACAATAACAGCACCCTTGTTCTTACTTTTGGTGCTATGGAAAATTTATACTTTAGCTCCTGTGGCAGCTGAAATCCCACCTTTAGCACCATCATGGCGAATAGCTTGTCTGTTAGTCGCGGGGGTAGCTTTTTTGCTATCGAATCTGTTTTTTCAGATTCCTTTGAGTGTTTTAGGTGTCTTACTAACCAAAGAATCTGCGTTTGCGAGTATCGAACCTTACCCCGTTGAAAAAATCCAGGACGATTTTACGATCGCAGGTTTTCAGGTAGATAAAATATTACCGATAAAATCGTCGCCAAAAACACTAAGTTAA
- the rimP gene encoding ribosome maturation factor RimP: MTHPLVPQIIEIANPIAEALNLEVVGVVFHTNQSPPVLRVDIRNPVQDTSLDDCERMSRALETSLDATDIIPDAYVLEISSPGISRHLSSDREFISFKGFTVLVNTSEPYEGKSEWRGKLIKRDDTSVYLNQKGRAFAIPRPLITRVQLEEKE; this comes from the coding sequence ATGACTCATCCTTTAGTACCACAAATCATCGAAATAGCTAACCCCATTGCTGAAGCCTTAAACTTAGAAGTTGTGGGAGTAGTATTTCATACTAACCAAAGCCCCCCCGTGTTGCGAGTGGACATTCGTAACCCTGTGCAAGACACAAGTTTAGATGACTGCGAACGGATGAGTCGGGCTTTAGAAACCAGTTTAGATGCTACAGATATCATTCCAGACGCTTACGTATTGGAAATTTCCAGTCCCGGAATTTCTCGCCATCTATCCAGCGATAGAGAGTTTATTTCTTTTAAAGGATTTACAGTACTTGTCAACACATCTGAACCTTATGAAGGTAAGAGTGAGTGGCGAGGAAAACTGATCAAGCGAGATGACACATCAGTTTACTTGAACCAAAAAGGACGGGCTTTTGCTATTCCTCGCCCCTTAATTACTAGGGTGCAACTGGAAGAAAAAGAGTAA